Proteins encoded together in one Candidatus Palauibacter scopulicola window:
- a CDS encoding amidase, with amino-acid sequence MSAQQEAEIGEGGMEMSHGGIRRRGFLKAAAAATAAGALDPRSLVAVPEATPLAPGAPDFDGLREAAQEEVIPLGNGEPPALQFQAYPGGTGALLEKYWRAGMNPFEKTPIDVEPWEGPVPSSEEEIAFLPVHRLSALVRERHVSPTELFDIYMERMKRYDPVLLCAVTILEDRGREEAEQAEAEIRAGEWRGPLHGIPYGLKDLFSTVGARTTWGSAAFQTQMIEEDAEVVRRLNAAGAVLIAKLATGEFARGDRWYRGRTLNPWNLAWGSSGSSAGPGSATAAGCVAFSIGTETRGSIVSPSRRNGLSALRPTFGRVSRYGGMVLSWSMDKTGPMCRTIEDCALVFNEIHGADEKDPASVTTPFRFERNPDLGALSIGYTEDAPHSFVEKLEELGARPRLMRELPAQSASSLGAESSSAFDFHVAPGGELPPVPEGLSEVQERDFTRFRRGREGLAMDYVHAQRRRLIVMKRMAEAMEGFDMFATGSGEVGLTNETGHPAAVVQYGFGPLGPEGEEAEQPLTTTLIGDLFADDKILSVAHAFQAATDWHTRHPALD; translated from the coding sequence GTGTCCGCACAGCAGGAAGCAGAGATCGGCGAAGGGGGGATGGAGATGTCACACGGAGGAATCCGTCGGCGCGGGTTTCTGAAGGCGGCCGCCGCCGCAACGGCGGCGGGGGCGCTGGATCCGCGCTCGCTCGTGGCCGTTCCGGAGGCGACTCCTCTCGCTCCCGGCGCTCCGGACTTCGACGGGCTGCGTGAAGCCGCGCAGGAGGAGGTCATCCCGCTCGGGAACGGGGAGCCGCCGGCCCTGCAGTTCCAGGCGTATCCGGGCGGGACGGGGGCGCTCCTGGAGAAGTACTGGCGCGCGGGGATGAACCCGTTCGAGAAGACCCCGATCGACGTCGAACCCTGGGAGGGGCCCGTGCCGTCCAGCGAGGAGGAGATCGCGTTCCTCCCCGTGCACCGGCTGTCGGCCCTCGTGAGGGAGCGCCACGTCTCGCCGACGGAACTGTTCGACATCTACATGGAGCGCATGAAGCGGTACGACCCCGTGCTGCTGTGCGCGGTGACGATCCTCGAGGACCGGGGCAGGGAGGAGGCGGAGCAGGCGGAAGCCGAGATCCGCGCGGGCGAGTGGCGGGGCCCGCTGCACGGGATCCCCTACGGCCTGAAGGACCTCTTTTCGACCGTCGGGGCGCGGACGACCTGGGGCTCGGCGGCCTTCCAGACCCAGATGATCGAGGAGGACGCGGAGGTCGTGCGCCGGCTGAACGCGGCGGGCGCCGTGCTCATCGCGAAGCTCGCGACGGGAGAGTTCGCGCGCGGCGACCGCTGGTACCGCGGCCGGACGCTGAACCCGTGGAACCTGGCCTGGGGATCGAGCGGGTCTTCCGCCGGGCCGGGGTCGGCGACGGCGGCGGGCTGCGTCGCGTTCTCGATCGGGACCGAGACGCGCGGGTCGATCGTCTCTCCGAGCCGCCGCAACGGGCTGAGCGCCCTCCGGCCCACCTTCGGCCGCGTGAGCCGCTACGGGGGCATGGTGCTCTCGTGGAGCATGGACAAGACGGGTCCCATGTGCCGCACGATCGAGGACTGCGCGCTCGTGTTCAACGAGATCCACGGCGCGGACGAGAAGGACCCCGCCTCCGTGACGACCCCGTTCCGTTTCGAGCGGAATCCGGACCTGGGCGCGCTCTCGATCGGATACACGGAGGACGCACCGCACTCCTTCGTCGAGAAGCTGGAGGAACTGGGTGCGCGGCCGCGGCTCATGCGCGAGCTGCCCGCCCAGTCGGCGAGTTCGCTGGGCGCCGAGTCGTCGTCGGCCTTCGATTTCCACGTGGCCCCGGGCGGGGAACTGCCACCGGTGCCGGAGGGGCTCAGCGAGGTGCAGGAGCGCGACTTCACGCGGTTCCGCCGCGGGCGCGAGGGCTTGGCGATGGACTACGTGCACGCGCAGCGGCGGCGCCTCATCGTGATGAAGCGCATGGCCGAGGCGATGGAGGGCTTCGACATGTTCGCCACCGGCTCGGGAGAGGTAGGGCTCACGAACGAGACGGGGCACCCCGCGGCCGTCGTCCAGTACGGCTTCGGCCCGCTCGGGCCGGAGGGCGAGGAGGCGGAGCAGCCTCTGACGACGACGCTTATCGGCGACCTGTTCGCGGACGACAAGATTCTCAGTGTGGCGCACGCCTTCCAGGCGGCGACGGACTGGCATACGCGGCATCCCGCGCTCGACTGA
- the cax gene encoding calcium/proton exchanger: MALRLQADQVLLLLLVFVPITLVLEYIVHASATTLFLTSAVAIVPLAGIMGKSTEMLAEHVGAGLGGLLNATFGNAAELIIAIFALRAGLHDLVKASLTGSIIGNILLIFGLSALLGGLKFRTQTFNRTAAKLGSTLLLLSAVGLVIPSLLYYLRDGAETGTAAATGAAAAAGSGSGWLSLEISVVLIVCYVLSLVFALRTHPELYQGTGHAGAEAHAAPAWSKGKSFAVLVGAAALVGWMSEILVGGAEEAAHALGMTEVFVGVIVVALVGNAAEHSTAVLVALRNKMDLSVQIAVGSSLQIALFIAPLLVFLSYAIGPQPIDLVFTPLEVVAVAVSVLVVGQIADDGKTHWMEGVLLLAVYVLLALAFFNLPG, translated from the coding sequence TTGGCTCTCAGGCTGCAAGCGGACCAGGTTCTCCTGCTCCTTCTCGTCTTCGTTCCCATCACCCTCGTCCTCGAGTACATCGTCCACGCGTCGGCGACCACGCTCTTTCTTACCTCCGCGGTCGCGATCGTTCCCCTCGCCGGGATCATGGGGAAATCCACCGAGATGCTGGCCGAGCACGTGGGCGCCGGCCTCGGTGGGCTGCTGAACGCGACGTTCGGGAACGCTGCGGAACTCATCATCGCGATCTTCGCCCTCCGAGCGGGCCTGCACGACCTGGTCAAGGCATCGCTCACCGGCTCGATCATCGGGAACATCCTCCTCATCTTCGGACTCAGCGCGCTGCTCGGGGGCCTGAAGTTCCGGACGCAGACCTTCAACCGCACCGCCGCCAAGCTGGGCTCCACGCTCCTCCTCCTGAGTGCGGTCGGGCTCGTCATCCCGTCGCTGCTGTACTATCTCCGGGACGGGGCGGAGACCGGGACGGCCGCGGCGACGGGGGCGGCTGCGGCGGCGGGGTCCGGGTCCGGGTGGTTGAGTCTCGAGATCTCCGTCGTCCTCATTGTCTGCTACGTCCTCTCGCTCGTGTTCGCGCTGCGGACGCACCCGGAGCTCTACCAGGGGACGGGGCACGCAGGCGCCGAGGCGCACGCGGCGCCCGCGTGGTCGAAGGGCAAGTCGTTCGCCGTCCTCGTCGGGGCGGCCGCGCTCGTGGGCTGGATGAGCGAGATCCTCGTCGGCGGGGCGGAGGAGGCGGCGCACGCCCTGGGGATGACCGAGGTCTTCGTGGGGGTGATCGTCGTCGCCCTCGTCGGCAACGCGGCCGAACACTCGACCGCCGTGCTCGTCGCCCTGCGGAACAAGATGGACCTGTCGGTTCAGATCGCGGTGGGATCGTCCCTGCAGATCGCACTCTTCATCGCTCCGCTCCTCGTCTTCCTCTCCTACGCGATCGGGCCGCAGCCGATCGACCTCGTCTTCACGCCGCTCGAAGTCGTGGCGGTCGCGGTCTCCGTCCTCGTCGTGGGACAGATCGCAGATGACGGCAAGACGCACTGGATGGAGGGCGTCCTCCTCCTCGCCGTGTACGTCCTCCTCGCCCTCGCCTTCTTCAACCTGCCGGGGTAG
- a CDS encoding 3-hydroxyacyl-CoA dehydrogenase NAD-binding domain-containing protein — MTHRTRFFRHSPDDLRPVTQPTIRTVAVVGAGVIGRSWIHVFARAGCETRVFDPDPEQLARALEWARASAEEDEALRFVDAVTAFREAQAVRRCDTLEEALSGAGWVQESGPETLAVKQRIFAQLDGAADPGTILASSTSAHDMSRIADGLAGAGRCVVAHPVNPPHVIPMVEVLPGEGTRPEVLTASLAFLESVGQSPVQMNRYVSGFLLNRLQAALIREAVFLYESGAASAEAIDTVVREGLGLRWALLGPFGTGHTNADGGAGEYFRRYGDAYRELWRELEADPEFSGRTIEGIHEETEAMYGAGATAALCAWRDRLVRRIRALKDEDPPPGSSTPGSRS; from the coding sequence ATGACCCATCGCACCCGTTTCTTCCGGCATTCCCCCGACGATCTCAGACCCGTGACCCAGCCCACGATTCGAACCGTCGCCGTCGTCGGGGCCGGCGTCATCGGCCGAAGCTGGATCCACGTGTTCGCCCGGGCCGGGTGCGAGACGCGCGTGTTCGACCCCGACCCGGAGCAACTGGCGCGCGCGCTCGAGTGGGCGCGGGCGTCCGCGGAGGAGGACGAGGCCCTCCGGTTCGTAGATGCCGTGACCGCCTTCCGAGAAGCGCAGGCGGTTCGACGCTGCGACACGCTGGAGGAGGCGCTTTCGGGCGCGGGCTGGGTGCAGGAGAGCGGGCCCGAGACGCTCGCCGTCAAGCAGCGGATCTTCGCCCAACTGGACGGCGCGGCGGATCCCGGCACGATTCTGGCCAGTTCGACGTCCGCGCACGACATGTCGCGGATCGCGGACGGTCTCGCGGGCGCCGGCCGTTGCGTCGTCGCGCACCCCGTGAATCCACCGCACGTCATCCCCATGGTGGAGGTCCTCCCCGGGGAGGGCACGCGCCCCGAAGTACTCACCGCGTCGCTCGCCTTTCTCGAGAGCGTGGGCCAATCTCCCGTGCAGATGAACCGCTACGTGTCCGGTTTCCTCCTCAACCGCCTACAGGCCGCTCTGATCCGGGAGGCTGTCTTCCTGTACGAGTCCGGCGCGGCCTCCGCCGAGGCGATCGACACCGTGGTGCGAGAAGGCCTGGGGTTGCGCTGGGCGCTGCTCGGGCCGTTCGGCACCGGCCACACGAACGCGGACGGCGGCGCGGGCGAGTACTTCCGGCGCTACGGCGACGCGTACCGCGAGCTGTGGCGGGAGCTGGAAGCGGACCCCGAGTTCTCGGGCCGCACGATCGAGGGGATCCACGAGGAGACCGAGGCGATGTACGGCGCTGGCGCCACAGCCGCCCTCTGCGCCTGGCGCGACCGGCTGGTCCGGCGCATCCGCGCCCTGAAGGACGAAGACCCCCCTCCCGGGAGTTCGACGCCGGGGAGTCGGAGTTGA
- a CDS encoding serine hydrolase domain-containing protein has translation MNRMPRRLLWGVLPLLVVGAALAVSGVPGSTAAESDAGRLERLSGALESYVEEGGLAGAVALVARGGEVSYLEAVGHRDVAAGDPMETDDIFRIASQTKAIVSVGVMILQEEGGLLISDPLGRYLPEYMETTVAVPDGAGGYDIVPANRPITIRDLLTHTAGIGYGGGPAAELWEEAGIQGWYFAHRDEPVRETVRRMAALPMDAQPGERYVYGYATDILGALVEEVSGEPLDAFLRARIFEPLGMVDTHFYLPEEKRDRLTVVYSASEDGLAPAPDPGGMVGQGAYVDGPRASFSGGAGLLSTAHDYARFLQMMLNGGELDGARILSSKSVDLMTVNHVGDRFNWGGGVGFGLGFSVLADLGARGTPGSVGEYGWGGAYHSTYWVDPAEDLVVVYFTQLIPTGGVDDHAKLRTLVYQALDEMQ, from the coding sequence ATGAACAGAATGCCCAGACGCCTCCTGTGGGGCGTGCTCCCGTTGCTCGTGGTCGGTGCGGCGCTCGCTGTGTCAGGCGTCCCGGGGTCGACGGCGGCCGAGTCGGACGCGGGTCGCCTCGAGCGGCTCAGCGGCGCGCTGGAGTCCTACGTGGAGGAGGGGGGGCTGGCGGGCGCCGTCGCCCTCGTCGCGCGCGGGGGCGAGGTCTCCTACCTCGAGGCGGTCGGCCACCGGGACGTCGCGGCGGGCGACCCCATGGAGACGGACGACATCTTCCGCATCGCCTCGCAGACGAAGGCGATCGTGAGCGTCGGCGTGATGATCCTGCAGGAGGAGGGCGGACTCCTGATCTCCGATCCGCTGGGTCGCTATCTGCCGGAGTACATGGAGACGACGGTCGCCGTCCCCGACGGGGCGGGCGGGTACGACATCGTGCCCGCGAACCGGCCGATCACGATCCGGGATCTGCTCACGCACACGGCCGGCATCGGCTACGGGGGCGGTCCGGCGGCGGAGCTCTGGGAGGAGGCGGGCATTCAGGGCTGGTACTTCGCGCACCGCGACGAGCCGGTCCGGGAGACCGTGCGGCGCATGGCCGCCCTCCCCATGGACGCGCAGCCGGGCGAGCGCTACGTGTACGGCTACGCGACGGACATCCTCGGCGCCCTCGTCGAGGAAGTGTCGGGCGAGCCGCTCGACGCCTTCCTCCGGGCACGGATCTTCGAGCCGCTGGGCATGGTGGACACGCACTTCTACCTGCCGGAGGAGAAGCGCGACCGGCTCACCGTCGTGTACTCGGCCTCGGAGGACGGACTCGCGCCGGCGCCCGATCCGGGCGGCATGGTCGGTCAGGGCGCGTACGTCGATGGCCCGCGGGCGAGCTTCTCCGGCGGCGCGGGGCTCCTCTCCACGGCGCACGACTACGCCCGCTTCCTGCAGATGATGCTGAACGGCGGCGAACTCGACGGCGCCCGCATCCTGTCGAGCAAGAGCGTCGACCTCATGACCGTCAACCACGTGGGAGACCGGTTCAACTGGGGCGGCGGGGTCGGCTTCGGGCTCGGGTTCAGCGTGCTGGCCGATCTCGGCGCGCGCGGAACCCCCGGCTCGGTGGGCGAATACGGGTGGGGCGGCGCGTACCACTCGACGTACTGGGTGGACCCCGCCGAGGATCTCGTCGTCGTCTACTTCACGCAGCTCATCCCGACGGGCGGCGTGGACGATCACGCGAAGCTGCGCACGCTGGTCTACCAGGCGCTCGACGAGATGCAATAG